The following coding sequences lie in one Candidatus Nealsonbacteria bacterium genomic window:
- a CDS encoding DNA recombination protein RmuC, which yields MAEPSLILIVFLIIGGVFIFFLLKKSNVDKVQSDSIKDLERRITDLMINQLREIRGSVDGSSQAMNKQISSFTKETVQIREELKQVQETMKGISSFQEIFRTPKLRGEWGEANLGHILSEYFPQELCLANYSFSSGAQVEFVLKLPNKKLLPVDAKFFSDNFVKMKETQGEEERNILQKKLIQDIKLKINEISSKYILPSEDTVDFALMFIPAEAIFYEIMFNLREEDIASYARSKKVVLTSPNTIYLTLRTIIDWFRDTQISRQTKEILKKLSRIQTDANKLMNGFRKLGDHLRSASSAYEDSEKRLSLLDERVEKLIEIGEIKQLAEPTEIKNKKIERSETPRQNPRFGTGQTGEK from the coding sequence ATGGCTGAACCCTCTTTGATTTTAATTGTTTTTTTGATAATTGGCGGAGTCTTCATTTTTTTCCTGTTGAAAAAATCGAACGTTGATAAAGTCCAGTCGGACTCAATAAAGGATTTGGAAAGACGAATTACCGATTTAATGATTAATCAGTTACGAGAAATCCGGGGCAGCGTTGATGGCAGCTCTCAAGCCATGAATAAGCAAATTTCTTCTTTCACCAAAGAGACGGTGCAAATTCGAGAGGAATTAAAACAGGTTCAGGAAACAATGAAAGGTATATCGTCGTTTCAGGAGATTTTTAGAACGCCGAAGCTAAGGGGGGAATGGGGAGAGGCCAATTTAGGACATATTTTAAGCGAGTATTTTCCCCAAGAACTTTGTCTGGCAAATTATTCTTTTTCTTCGGGTGCGCAAGTTGAGTTTGTTTTAAAACTTCCGAATAAAAAACTTCTTCCGGTTGATGCTAAATTTTTTTCCGATAATTTCGTAAAAATGAAAGAAACGCAAGGCGAAGAAGAAAGAAACATACTTCAAAAAAAACTTATTCAGGATATAAAATTAAAAATAAATGAGATTTCATCAAAATACATTTTACCATCTGAAGATACCGTTGATTTCGCTCTAATGTTTATACCGGCTGAAGCAATTTTTTATGAAATAATGTTTAATTTAAGAGAGGAAGATATTGCTAGTTATGCCAGAAGTAAAAAAGTGGTTCTCACTTCGCCTAATACGATTTATTTGACTCTGCGGACAATTATTGATTGGTTCCGCGATACGCAGATTTCCCGACAGACCAAAGAAATTTTAAAGAAATTAAGTAGAATACAGACCGATGCCAATAAACTAATGAATGGTTTCAGGAAACTCGGGGACCACCTAAGAAGCGCTTCTTCGGCTTATGAAGATTCAGAAAAACGGCTTTCTTTGCTTGACGAAAGGGTGGAAAAACTGATAGAAATAGGGGAGATAAAACAGTTGGCAGAGCCAACTGAAATAAAGAATAAAAAAATTGAGCGGAGCGAAACCCCGCGCCAAAACCCTCGGTTTGGTACGGGGCAGACAGGAGAAAAATAA
- the recR gene encoding recombination mediator RecR, producing MYSPTIQKLIDLFSKFPTVGPRTASRFVFYLMRLPKEEIKDFLNSILNLKKTIKICSFCFNPFEPSASLGQKGELCPICQDVTRNRSLICLIEKESDLISIEKTKKYKGLYFILGGLVSVLKKEKIKKLRIKELEERIKAPQKFGILDASFKEIILALNQTTEGQATTLYLKRSLAPFGKKISQLGRGLPVGAELEYADEETLVSALEGRK from the coding sequence ATGTACTCCCCGACTATTCAAAAACTAATAGATTTATTTTCAAAATTTCCAACGGTCGGACCAAGAACAGCCAGCCGATTTGTTTTTTATTTAATGAGATTGCCAAAAGAAGAAATAAAGGATTTTTTAAATTCCATCCTCAATCTCAAAAAAACAATTAAAATTTGTTCTTTTTGTTTCAATCCTTTTGAGCCCTCGGCAAGCTTGGGCCAAAAGGGCGAGCTTTGCCCAATTTGTCAAGATGTTACCCGAAACAGGAGTTTAATTTGTTTGATTGAAAAAGAAAGCGATTTAATTTCAATTGAAAAGACCAAAAAATATAAAGGGCTTTATTTTATTTTAGGCGGATTGGTTTCTGTTTTAAAAAAAGAAAAGATAAAGAAACTGAGAATTAAAGAATTGGAAGAAAGGATTAAGGCGCCTCAAAAATTCGGCATTTTAGACGCTTCTTTTAAAGAGATTATTTTGGCATTAAATCAAACCACCGAAGGCCAAGCCACCACCTTATATTTAAAAAGGAGCTTAGCTCCTTTTGGAAAAAAAATCAGCCAGCTTGGCCGGGGCTTACCAGTAGGAGCAGAATTAGAATACGCCGACGAGGAAACCCTGGTCTCCGCCTTAGAAGGGCGGAAATGA
- the dnaB gene encoding replicative DNA helicase translates to MAKELPDKLPPQSIEAEKSLLGCLMLDKNAIIKVADFLQPRDFYKGIHREIYLACQKLFEKGEPIDLLSVSTVLKGKNLLEEIGGHGYLTDLINSVPTASHVLNYAKIVQRKRTLRDLIEAGQEIDQIGHNETEDVDILLDRAEKRIFSIAQKSLTQNFILVKDRLEEAFERIDNLSKHKAGFRGLPTGFSELDNILAGLQKSDLIILASRPSLGKSSLALNIALNIAVNQKMPVGIFSLEMSNDQVVDRLISSLANVDLWRLRTGRLSAEGENNDFIRIQHALGILAEAPIYIDDRSATNVIQMKAMARRLQAEKELGLIIVDYLQLMEARNQTESTVQQMTEISRSLKGLAKELNIPVLAISQLSRAVEQRSPQIPRLSDLRESGALEQDADVVIFIYREDRYRPESNRKNIADLIIAKHRNGPVGRVELYFDDQIASFRSLEKGYLVEE, encoded by the coding sequence ATGGCAAAAGAACTTCCGGATAAATTGCCGCCTCAATCAATAGAAGCTGAGAAGTCCTTACTCGGCTGTTTAATGCTTGATAAAAACGCTATTATTAAAGTGGCTGATTTCTTGCAGCCCCGTGATTTTTACAAAGGCATTCATCGAGAAATTTATTTGGCTTGCCAGAAACTATTTGAAAAAGGAGAGCCGATTGATTTATTGTCGGTTTCTACCGTTTTGAAAGGAAAAAACCTTTTAGAGGAAATTGGCGGCCATGGTTATTTAACCGATTTAATTAATTCCGTTCCAACGGCCAGCCATGTTTTAAATTATGCCAAAATTGTCCAACGAAAAAGAACTTTGCGGGATTTAATTGAGGCCGGTCAGGAAATTGATCAAATCGGTCACAATGAAACCGAAGATGTTGATATTTTATTAGATCGAGCGGAAAAAAGAATTTTTAGTATTGCCCAAAAGTCATTAACCCAAAATTTTATTTTGGTTAAAGACAGATTAGAAGAGGCATTTGAAAGAATTGACAATCTTTCAAAACATAAGGCTGGTTTTCGCGGATTGCCGACCGGCTTTTCCGAATTGGATAATATTTTAGCCGGTCTTCAAAAATCGGATTTAATAATTTTGGCTTCTCGGCCCTCTTTAGGAAAAAGCAGTTTAGCGCTCAATATTGCTTTAAATATTGCTGTTAATCAAAAAATGCCGGTCGGAATATTTTCTTTGGAAATGTCAAACGACCAGGTGGTTGACCGGCTAATTTCCTCTTTGGCTAATGTTGATTTGTGGCGCCTAAGAACCGGTCGGCTTTCGGCCGAGGGAGAAAATAATGATTTTATCAGGATTCAGCATGCCCTGGGAATTTTGGCTGAAGCCCCTATCTATATTGATGACCGATCAGCCACAAACGTAATTCAAATGAAGGCTATGGCCAGAAGATTACAAGCCGAAAAAGAATTGGGTTTAATTATTGTTGATTATCTTCAATTAATGGAAGCCCGCAATCAAACCGAATCAACTGTCCAACAAATGACTGAAATTTCCCGCTCTCTTAAGGGCTTGGCTAAAGAATTAAACATTCCAGTTTTGGCTATTTCTCAATTATCAAGAGCGGTAGAACAAAGAAGCCCTCAAATTCCTCGCCTCTCTGATTTAAGAGAAAGCGGCGCCTTAGAACAAGACGCTGACGTGGTCATTTTCATATATAGGGAAGATAGATACCGGCCCGAATCAAACAGAAAAAACATTGCCGATCTTATTATTGCTAAACACCGCAACGGTCCGGTGGGCAGAGTGGAATTATATTTTGATGACCAAATAGCCAGCTTTAGAAGTTTAGAAAAAGGTTATCTGGTGGAAGAATAA
- a CDS encoding bL21 family ribosomal protein, protein MTQFAVIRTGGKQYLVSPGQKIKIDPQDQKISLGAGKIE, encoded by the coding sequence ATGACACAGTTCGCAGTAATTCGTACCGGTGGAAAACAATATTTGGTTTCACCGGGTCAAAAAATAAAAATTGACCCCCAAGACCAAAAAATTAGTCTAGGGGCAGGGAAAATTGAAAA
- a CDS encoding glycosyltransferase family 4 protein — MKVALISFHSFYQPGGVKRHVLGLYKEFRKRGVECKIIAPRRKREEYYGKNVILLGTSFPFPFNGAISDLAINFNSLAIEDTLKREKFDVLHFHNFGLPSTLQILASPAASDTLNILTFHASLEGSKFMKRFPAVLGLINKICQWKIDGIIGVAPFNLKYFKEYSGPKTIIPNGIDLEKFNPQVEKIKKFLDGKINILFLGRIEERKGLIYLLKAYKILEKTPPFGPKGGVRLIIVGEGPLKEDLEKWVKINKLKNVIFEGKVPEEKVASYYKSCDIYCSPAIFGESFGLVLVEAMACQKPVVAFANKGYKEVLTGKGARFLAKPRDYKTLAKKLEILIKNEKLREEMGQWGVEEAKKYSWQKVANQVLNFYQPSWQNKQKREKTKSFSLEKQIDKIFNEIF; from the coding sequence ATGAAGGTAGCTCTCATTTCTTTCCATAGTTTTTACCAGCCCGGCGGCGTAAAAAGGCACGTTTTGGGATTGTATAAAGAATTCAGAAAAAGGGGAGTTGAATGTAAAATTATCGCGCCCCGAAGAAAAAGAGAAGAATATTACGGCAAAAATGTTATTCTTTTGGGAACCTCTTTCCCTTTTCCTTTTAACGGCGCCATATCAGATCTGGCCATCAATTTTAATTCCCTGGCGATTGAGGATACTTTAAAGAGAGAAAAATTTGATGTCTTGCATTTTCATAACTTTGGCCTTCCCTCAACCCTCCAAATCTTAGCTTCTCCTGCTGCTTCAGATACTTTAAATATCTTAACCTTTCACGCCAGCTTAGAAGGAAGTAAATTTATGAAGAGGTTTCCTGCTGTTCTGGGTCTAATTAATAAAATTTGCCAATGGAAAATTGACGGAATAATTGGAGTAGCCCCTTTTAATTTGAAATATTTTAAAGAATATTCAGGCCCCAAAACAATTATTCCCAACGGAATAGATTTAGAAAAATTTAATCCTCAAGTAGAAAAAATAAAAAAATTCCTTGATGGCAAAATCAATATTTTATTTCTTGGAAGGATTGAAGAAAGAAAGGGTTTAATTTATTTACTTAAAGCCTACAAAATTTTAGAGAAAACCCCGCCCTTTGGTCCAAAGGGCGGGGTGAGGTTAATTATTGTCGGTGAAGGACCCTTAAAAGAAGATTTAGAAAAATGGGTAAAAATTAATAAATTAAAAAATGTCATTTTTGAAGGAAAAGTACCAGAAGAGAAAGTCGCCTCTTATTATAAAAGTTGTGATATTTATTGCAGTCCGGCAATTTTTGGCGAAAGTTTTGGCTTGGTTTTGGTTGAAGCCATGGCTTGCCAAAAACCGGTGGTGGCTTTTGCCAATAAAGGTTACAAAGAAGTTTTAACCGGAAAAGGAGCCAGGTTTTTAGCCAAACCCAGAGATTACAAAACCCTGGCCAAAAAATTAGAAATTTTAATCAAAAATGAAAAACTGAGAGAAGAAATGGGTCAATGGGGGGTTGAAGAAGCCAAAAAATATTCCTGGCAAAAAGTAGCTAATCAGGTTCTGAATTTTTATCAACCGTCTTGGCAGAATAAACAAAAACGAGAGAAAACGAAAAGTTTTTCTCTGGAAAAACAAATTGACAAGATATTTAACGAAATATTTTAA